A window from Balaenoptera musculus isolate JJ_BM4_2016_0621 chromosome 8, mBalMus1.pri.v3, whole genome shotgun sequence encodes these proteins:
- the MOB2 gene encoding MOB kinase activator 2 isoform X3, with the protein MGKSKAKPNGKKPVAEEKKVYLEPEYTKSRITDFGFKELVVLPREIDLNEWLASNTTTFFHHVNLQYSTISEFCTGEACQTMAVCNTQYYWYDERGKKVKCTAPQYVDFVMSSVQKLVTDEDVFPTKYGREFPSSFESLVKKICKYLFHVLAHIYSSHFKETLALELHGHLNTLYVHFILFAREFNLLDPKETAVMDDLTEVLCGGGGGGGGGRGGGDGAGGAAGAQNHVKER; encoded by the exons a TGGG GAAGTCCAAAGCCAAGCCCAACGGGAAGAAGCCCGTCGCCGAGGAGAAGAAGGTGTACCTGGAGCCGGAGTACACCAAGTCCAGGATCACCGACTTCGGGTTCAAGGAGCTGGTGGTGCTGCCCCGGGAGATCGACCTCAATGAGTGGCTGGCCAGCAACA cCACGACATTCTTCCACCACGTCAACCTCCAGTACAGCACCATCTCAGAGTTCTGCACGGGGGAGGCGTGCCAGACGATGGCCGTGTGCAACAC ACAGTACTACTGGTATGATGAGCGGGGCAAGAAGGTGAAGTGCACGGCCCCCCAGTACGTCGACTTCGTCATGAGCTCCGTGCAGAAGCTGGTGACCGACGAGGACGTGTTCCCCACAAAATACG GCCGCGAGTTCCCCAGCTCCTTCGAGTCCCTGGTGAAGAAGATCTGCAAGTACCTGTTCCACGTGCTGGCGCACATCTACTCGTCGCACTTCAAGGAGACCCTGGCGCTCGAGCTGCACGGACACTTGAACACGCTATATGTGCACTTCATCCTCTTCGCCCGCGAGTTCAACCTGCTCGACCCCAAAGAGACGGCGGTCATGGACGACCTGACGGAGGTGCtgtgcggcggcggcggcggcggcggcgggggccgcGGGGGCGGGGACGGCGCGGGCGGGGCGGCGGGCGCACAGAACCACGTGAAGGAGAGGTGA
- the MOB2 gene encoding MOB kinase activator 2 isoform X1, whose amino-acid sequence MLGDHSSVPTDRALLSQPPKTGLSCKMVLQAVGKVLRKSKAKPNGKKPVAEEKKVYLEPEYTKSRITDFGFKELVVLPREIDLNEWLASNTTTFFHHVNLQYSTISEFCTGEACQTMAVCNTQYYWYDERGKKVKCTAPQYVDFVMSSVQKLVTDEDVFPTKYGREFPSSFESLVKKICKYLFHVLAHIYSSHFKETLALELHGHLNTLYVHFILFAREFNLLDPKETAVMDDLTEVLCGGGGGGGGGRGGGDGAGGAAGAQNHVKER is encoded by the exons ATGCTGGGAGACCACAGCAGTGTCCCCACAGACCGGGCTCTGCTCAGCCAGCCCCCGAAGACCGGGCTCAGCTGCAAGATGGTGCTTCAAGCAGTCGGCAAAGTGCTCAG GAAGTCCAAAGCCAAGCCCAACGGGAAGAAGCCCGTCGCCGAGGAGAAGAAGGTGTACCTGGAGCCGGAGTACACCAAGTCCAGGATCACCGACTTCGGGTTCAAGGAGCTGGTGGTGCTGCCCCGGGAGATCGACCTCAATGAGTGGCTGGCCAGCAACA cCACGACATTCTTCCACCACGTCAACCTCCAGTACAGCACCATCTCAGAGTTCTGCACGGGGGAGGCGTGCCAGACGATGGCCGTGTGCAACAC ACAGTACTACTGGTATGATGAGCGGGGCAAGAAGGTGAAGTGCACGGCCCCCCAGTACGTCGACTTCGTCATGAGCTCCGTGCAGAAGCTGGTGACCGACGAGGACGTGTTCCCCACAAAATACG GCCGCGAGTTCCCCAGCTCCTTCGAGTCCCTGGTGAAGAAGATCTGCAAGTACCTGTTCCACGTGCTGGCGCACATCTACTCGTCGCACTTCAAGGAGACCCTGGCGCTCGAGCTGCACGGACACTTGAACACGCTATATGTGCACTTCATCCTCTTCGCCCGCGAGTTCAACCTGCTCGACCCCAAAGAGACGGCGGTCATGGACGACCTGACGGAGGTGCtgtgcggcggcggcggcggcggcggcgggggccgcGGGGGCGGGGACGGCGCGGGCGGGGCGGCGGGCGCACAGAACCACGTGAAGGAGAGGTGA
- the MOB2 gene encoding MOB kinase activator 2 isoform X4, with protein MGAGEQAFTVVRKSKAKPNGKKPVAEEKKVYLEPEYTKSRITDFGFKELVVLPREIDLNEWLASNTTTFFHHVNLQYSTISEFCTGEACQTMAVCNTQYYWYDERGKKVKCTAPQYVDFVMSSVQKLVTDEDVFPTKYGREFPSSFESLVKKICKYLFHVLAHIYSSHFKETLALELHGHLNTLYVHFILFAREFNLLDPKETAVMDDLTEVLCGGGGGGGGGRGGGDGAGGAAGAQNHVKER; from the exons ATGGGGGCCGGGGAGCAGGCCTTCACAGTGGTCAG GAAGTCCAAAGCCAAGCCCAACGGGAAGAAGCCCGTCGCCGAGGAGAAGAAGGTGTACCTGGAGCCGGAGTACACCAAGTCCAGGATCACCGACTTCGGGTTCAAGGAGCTGGTGGTGCTGCCCCGGGAGATCGACCTCAATGAGTGGCTGGCCAGCAACA cCACGACATTCTTCCACCACGTCAACCTCCAGTACAGCACCATCTCAGAGTTCTGCACGGGGGAGGCGTGCCAGACGATGGCCGTGTGCAACAC ACAGTACTACTGGTATGATGAGCGGGGCAAGAAGGTGAAGTGCACGGCCCCCCAGTACGTCGACTTCGTCATGAGCTCCGTGCAGAAGCTGGTGACCGACGAGGACGTGTTCCCCACAAAATACG GCCGCGAGTTCCCCAGCTCCTTCGAGTCCCTGGTGAAGAAGATCTGCAAGTACCTGTTCCACGTGCTGGCGCACATCTACTCGTCGCACTTCAAGGAGACCCTGGCGCTCGAGCTGCACGGACACTTGAACACGCTATATGTGCACTTCATCCTCTTCGCCCGCGAGTTCAACCTGCTCGACCCCAAAGAGACGGCGGTCATGGACGACCTGACGGAGGTGCtgtgcggcggcggcggcggcggcggcgggggccgcGGGGGCGGGGACGGCGCGGGCGGGGCGGCGGGCGCACAGAACCACGTGAAGGAGAGGTGA
- the MOB2 gene encoding MOB kinase activator 2 isoform X2, which yields MDWLMGKSKAKPNGKKPVAEEKKVYLEPEYTKSRITDFGFKELVVLPREIDLNEWLASNTTTFFHHVNLQYSTISEFCTGEACQTMAVCNTQYYWYDERGKKVKCTAPQYVDFVMSSVQKLVTDEDVFPTKYGREFPSSFESLVKKICKYLFHVLAHIYSSHFKETLALELHGHLNTLYVHFILFAREFNLLDPKETAVMDDLTEVLCGGGGGGGGGRGGGDGAGGAAGAQNHVKER from the exons GAAGTCCAAAGCCAAGCCCAACGGGAAGAAGCCCGTCGCCGAGGAGAAGAAGGTGTACCTGGAGCCGGAGTACACCAAGTCCAGGATCACCGACTTCGGGTTCAAGGAGCTGGTGGTGCTGCCCCGGGAGATCGACCTCAATGAGTGGCTGGCCAGCAACA cCACGACATTCTTCCACCACGTCAACCTCCAGTACAGCACCATCTCAGAGTTCTGCACGGGGGAGGCGTGCCAGACGATGGCCGTGTGCAACAC ACAGTACTACTGGTATGATGAGCGGGGCAAGAAGGTGAAGTGCACGGCCCCCCAGTACGTCGACTTCGTCATGAGCTCCGTGCAGAAGCTGGTGACCGACGAGGACGTGTTCCCCACAAAATACG GCCGCGAGTTCCCCAGCTCCTTCGAGTCCCTGGTGAAGAAGATCTGCAAGTACCTGTTCCACGTGCTGGCGCACATCTACTCGTCGCACTTCAAGGAGACCCTGGCGCTCGAGCTGCACGGACACTTGAACACGCTATATGTGCACTTCATCCTCTTCGCCCGCGAGTTCAACCTGCTCGACCCCAAAGAGACGGCGGTCATGGACGACCTGACGGAGGTGCtgtgcggcggcggcggcggcggcggcgggggccgcGGGGGCGGGGACGGCGCGGGCGGGGCGGCGGGCGCACAGAACCACGTGAAGGAGAGGTGA